One genomic region from bacterium encodes:
- a CDS encoding alkaline phosphatase family protein, which yields MSNSVGDRRRSGAHAGGRATRFVATACALAAWFAGAQAPSSAQISPRSPIRHVIVIVKENHTFDNYFGQFPGAEGARTVSPGGRRQSPPVAADRAPAPDNSFEAAHTAYDHGRMDRFDLVPGAIQHGAPLGFAQYREAQIADYWTYAREFVLHDRYFTSVMGPSTPNHLFLVAASSGGAISNARGVPRDLAPCAMPFGAITVLDRDGTPVTARPCFDIPTLPTLLAARSISWRGYGFWVMDLLARIYADPALRENLRGPGEFVGDARAGRLPAVSWVFGFRDEHPPRSVCDGMRWTVDQINAVMAGPDWASSLIVLTWDDWGGWYDHVPPPQVDTFGLGFRVPALVISPYARRGYVSHQLTEHASVPKTVEVLFGLPALTARDARANALLDGVDFTQAPRAPLSLAAHGCP from the coding sequence GTGTCGAATTCCGTCGGTGACCGTCGCCGGTCGGGTGCGCACGCCGGCGGGCGCGCGACTCGGTTCGTCGCGACCGCCTGCGCGCTCGCGGCCTGGTTCGCCGGCGCACAGGCACCGTCATCGGCGCAGATCTCGCCGCGGTCACCCATCCGGCACGTCATCGTCATCGTCAAGGAAAACCACACGTTCGACAACTACTTCGGGCAGTTTCCCGGGGCCGAGGGGGCGAGGACGGTGTCCCCCGGCGGGCGCAGGCAGTCGCCACCGGTTGCGGCGGACCGTGCGCCCGCTCCCGACAACTCCTTTGAGGCCGCCCACACCGCCTACGACCACGGGCGCATGGACCGGTTCGATCTCGTGCCGGGCGCGATCCAACACGGAGCGCCGCTCGGGTTCGCCCAGTACCGCGAGGCTCAGATCGCCGACTACTGGACGTACGCGCGCGAGTTTGTGCTCCACGATCGCTACTTCACCTCGGTGATGGGGCCGAGCACGCCCAATCATCTGTTCCTGGTCGCCGCGAGCTCGGGGGGCGCCATCAGCAACGCCCGCGGCGTTCCCCGCGACCTCGCGCCGTGCGCGATGCCGTTCGGTGCGATCACCGTCCTCGATCGCGACGGAACGCCCGTGACCGCCAGGCCGTGCTTCGACATCCCGACGCTCCCGACGCTGCTTGCGGCGCGGTCGATCTCTTGGCGGGGGTACGGCTTCTGGGTCATGGATCTCCTGGCCCGCATCTACGCCGACCCCGCCCTGCGCGAGAACCTGCGCGGTCCCGGCGAGTTCGTCGGCGACGCGCGCGCCGGCCGACTGCCGGCGGTGTCGTGGGTGTTCGGCTTCCGGGACGAGCATCCGCCGCGCAGCGTCTGCGACGGCATGCGCTGGACCGTCGATCAGATCAACGCCGTGATGGCGGGACCGGACTGGGCGTCGTCGCTGATCGTCCTGACGTGGGACGATTGGGGTGGCTGGTACGACCACGTCCCGCCGCCGCAGGTCGACACCTTCGGGCTCGGCTTCCGCGTGCCGGCGCTCGTGATTTCGCCGTACGCGCGGCGCGGGTACGTGTCCCACCAACTGACCGAGCACGCATCGGTGCCGAAGACGGTGGAGGTGCTGTTCGGCCTGCCCGCGCTCACGGCGCGCGACGCGCGCGCCAACGCCCTGCTCGACGGCGTCGACTTCACCCAGGCGCCCCGCGCGCCGCTGTCGCTCGCTGCGCACGGCTGTCCGTAG
- the argC gene encoding N-acetyl-gamma-glutamyl-phosphate reductase, producing MSVRVSVIGASGYGGAEAVRLLATHPETRLVHVTAESRVGQSIADLYPNLRGFVELVTEPADAAVLGEESDLVVVSLPSGKSATFVPELLERGARVIDVGADFRLRNASLYPMWYNFEHAAPQYLAEAAYGLTELHRDEIRGAKLVADPGCYPAAALLALAPMLRAGVAARDGIVIDAKSGVSGAGRGGAGGGYPYAETNEDIRAYGVPNHNHTAEIEQELSAQAGGDVRVTFVPHLVPMTRGILVTAYVPLVRQLDGSEIAALYRDAYAGAPFVRVLPDGILPQTKATTGSNYCDLAVRVNARTRTAIAVAALDNLGKGAAGQAVQNLNVMFGLPETLGLRTPGLYP from the coding sequence ATGTCGGTTCGAGTGAGCGTGATCGGGGCCTCGGGGTACGGGGGCGCGGAGGCAGTTCGACTGCTGGCCACGCACCCCGAGACGCGCCTGGTCCACGTCACCGCCGAGAGCCGCGTGGGACAGTCGATCGCCGACCTCTACCCGAACCTGCGCGGGTTCGTGGAGTTGGTGACCGAACCCGCCGACGCGGCGGTGCTCGGCGAGGAGTCCGATCTCGTCGTCGTCTCGCTGCCGAGCGGAAAGTCTGCGACGTTCGTTCCGGAGCTGCTCGAGCGGGGCGCGCGCGTCATCGATGTCGGGGCAGACTTCCGGTTGCGGAACGCGTCCCTGTATCCGATGTGGTACAACTTCGAGCACGCCGCGCCCCAGTACCTCGCGGAGGCGGCGTACGGACTCACGGAGTTGCACCGCGATGAGATCCGGGGGGCCAAGCTCGTGGCCGACCCGGGCTGCTACCCGGCGGCCGCGCTCCTCGCGCTCGCGCCGATGCTCCGCGCCGGCGTGGCGGCCCGCGACGGGATCGTGATTGACGCGAAGTCGGGCGTGTCGGGCGCCGGCCGGGGAGGAGCGGGCGGGGGGTATCCGTACGCGGAGACGAACGAGGACATCCGCGCGTACGGCGTGCCGAACCACAATCACACCGCGGAGATCGAGCAGGAACTGAGCGCCCAGGCCGGCGGCGATGTGCGAGTGACGTTTGTGCCGCACCTCGTCCCGATGACGCGCGGGATCCTGGTCACCGCGTACGTCCCGCTCGTCCGGCAGCTGGACGGGAGCGAGATCGCCGCCCTGTACCGGGACGCCTACGCCGGCGCCCCGTTCGTCCGCGTGCTGCCGGACGGTATCCTGCCGCAGACGAAAGCGACGACGGGCAGCAACTACTGTGATCTGGCCGTGCGGGTGAACGCGCGCACGCGGACCGCGATCGCGGTCGCCGCGCTCGACAACCTGGGGAAGGGTGCGGCGGGGCAGGCGGTCCAGAACCTGAATGTGATGTTCGGTCTGCCGGAAACGTTGGGGCTCCGGACGCCCGGGCTGTACCCGTAG
- the argJ gene encoding bifunctional glutamate N-acetyltransferase/amino-acid acetyltransferase ArgJ: MSERVTRLIQGGVTSAQGFLAAGVHCGVKPQKKDVALVFSRGPAAAAGVFTTNKVKAAPVLLDMERIRSGRGQAVVLNAGNANACTGEQGMRDAREMGQLVAESLEISEDLVYVCSTGVIGHPMPMDALRRGIPEAARALGPDGAAAAEAIMTTDTVPKTAAVQIEVGGQIVTIGGMTKGAGMIHPQMATTLAVLTTDAAVAPAVLQAALRRAADLSYHRITIDGDRSTNDTMLLLANGEAGVPEITGPGEALDAFQAGLTALSVTLAKMVARDGEGATKLIEVVVRGAESEEDAHRAAMAVAVSPLVKTALYGRSPNWGRILAAVGYSGAEMQPERTSVRIGPVLVAERGGAVGSRETLDEVVRYLEGEDVQVVVDLGLGKGEVTVWTCDLTEGYVKENAGYIS, encoded by the coding sequence ATGAGCGAGCGGGTCACGAGGTTGATCCAGGGAGGGGTCACCTCGGCACAGGGATTCCTGGCTGCGGGCGTCCACTGCGGCGTGAAGCCGCAGAAGAAGGATGTCGCGTTGGTATTCTCACGAGGCCCGGCGGCTGCGGCGGGTGTGTTCACCACGAACAAGGTGAAGGCGGCGCCCGTGCTCCTCGACATGGAGCGCATACGTTCGGGGCGCGGACAGGCCGTGGTGCTGAACGCCGGCAACGCCAACGCCTGCACCGGGGAGCAGGGGATGCGAGACGCCCGCGAGATGGGGCAACTCGTGGCCGAGAGCCTGGAAATCTCCGAAGATCTCGTATACGTCTGCAGCACCGGGGTGATCGGGCACCCGATGCCGATGGACGCGCTGCGCCGGGGGATTCCTGAAGCGGCGCGGGCCCTGGGCCCCGACGGCGCCGCGGCGGCCGAGGCGATTATGACGACCGATACCGTGCCGAAGACGGCCGCGGTGCAGATCGAGGTGGGGGGCCAGATCGTCACGATCGGCGGCATGACCAAGGGCGCCGGCATGATCCATCCACAGATGGCGACGACGCTCGCGGTGCTGACCACCGATGCCGCGGTGGCGCCCGCGGTGCTGCAGGCCGCGCTGCGGCGCGCCGCCGACCTATCGTATCATCGCATCACGATCGACGGCGACCGGAGCACGAACGACACGATGCTCCTCCTCGCCAACGGGGAGGCCGGCGTGCCGGAGATCACCGGTCCGGGCGAGGCGCTCGACGCCTTCCAGGCCGGGCTGACCGCGCTGTCGGTCACGCTGGCGAAGATGGTAGCGCGCGATGGCGAGGGCGCCACCAAGCTGATCGAGGTGGTGGTGCGCGGCGCGGAGAGCGAGGAGGACGCCCACCGGGCGGCGATGGCGGTCGCGGTGTCGCCGCTCGTGAAGACGGCGCTCTACGGCCGCTCGCCCAACTGGGGACGGATCCTCGCCGCGGTGGGCTATTCCGGCGCGGAGATGCAGCCGGAGCGGACGTCGGTGCGCATCGGGCCGGTGTTGGTCGCGGAGCGCGGCGGTGCGGTGGGCAGCCGCGAGACGCTCGACGAGGTCGTGCGGTACCTGGAGGGGGAGGACGTCCAGGTGGTCGTCGATCTCGGGCTCGGCAAGGGGGAAGTGACGGTCTGGACGTGCGATCTGACGGAGGGGTACGTGAAGGAAAATGCCGGATACATCTCCTAG
- the argB gene encoding acetylglutamate kinase: protein MPDTSPSATAAAAGQGEVIAQGLRYVGAWTGKTAVVKFGGSVLEMSHESTLAEDLVLLKGAGVHPMLVHGGGPEITRVLERMGKTSTFVQGLRVTDAETMEVVEMVLGGRANKALVGAIIQAGGQAVGISGKDGRMLVARKYRGDLDLGQVGEVETVNPELAMKLSGDGYIPVVASLGIGEDGASYNLNADTAAGALAVAVGASKFIILTDVAGVYQDYHGDRRLISELRAEDARAMIRDGAISRGMIPKVEACLGALHGGVPSAHIIDGTVPHALLVELFTERGIGTMLMP from the coding sequence ATGCCGGATACATCTCCTAGCGCAACGGCGGCGGCCGCTGGACAGGGCGAGGTGATCGCCCAAGGGCTGCGGTACGTCGGCGCGTGGACCGGCAAGACCGCGGTCGTGAAGTTCGGCGGCAGTGTGCTCGAGATGAGTCACGAGAGCACGCTGGCAGAGGACCTGGTGCTGCTCAAGGGCGCCGGAGTACACCCGATGCTCGTGCACGGGGGCGGCCCAGAGATCACGCGTGTGCTCGAACGCATGGGCAAGACCTCGACGTTCGTCCAGGGGCTCCGCGTGACCGACGCGGAGACGATGGAGGTGGTCGAGATGGTGCTCGGCGGCCGGGCGAACAAGGCCCTCGTCGGCGCCATCATTCAAGCGGGTGGGCAGGCGGTCGGGATCAGCGGGAAGGACGGACGCATGCTGGTCGCGCGCAAGTACCGGGGCGACCTGGACCTGGGGCAGGTGGGAGAGGTCGAGACCGTGAACCCGGAGTTGGCGATGAAGTTGAGCGGGGACGGCTACATTCCCGTGGTGGCCTCGCTCGGCATCGGCGAGGACGGGGCGAGTTACAATCTCAACGCGGACACCGCCGCGGGCGCCTTGGCCGTCGCCGTCGGCGCGAGCAAGTTCATCATCCTGACCGACGTCGCCGGGGTCTACCAGGACTATCACGGCGACCGGCGGCTGATCTCGGAGTTGCGCGCCGAGGACGCCCGGGCGATGATCCGGGACGGTGCGATCAGCCGCGGGATGATCCCCAAGGTTGAGGCGTGTCTCGGCGCGTTGCACGGGGGGGTGCCGAGCGCGCACATCATCGACGGTACCGTCCCGCACGCCCTGCTCGTCGAACTGTTCACGGAGCGCGGGATCGGCACGATGCTCATGCCGTGA
- a CDS encoding acetylornithine transaminase, with protein MTTNDVIELSGRVLTPNYPRAPVAFREGRGMRLWDLEGKAYLDFLAGIAVDVLGHCHPKHVAAIQQQAASLIHVSNLFQIPQQAELGRLLVEVTGIPDGRAFLCNSGAEACETAIKLARKGARTLRGEDVYEIIVASHGFHGRTMGALSATMTPAYHKGFEPLVPGFVEVPFNDIAATERAVTARTAAIMIEPVQGEGGIHVGSDEYLRGLRRLCDDRRLVLVFDEIQCGFGRTGKWFTYQHAGVTPDIVTLAKALGGGFPIGAIVARKTLADVLQPGTHGTTFGGAPLACAAATAVIRTINEEHLVANAATMGDYLMSRLRDLAKATPVLKEVRGRGLMVAAELGVPSGPVVAACLARGLLVNAVRPTAVRFVPPLIVTRQDIDEAVGIFGGVLAEQTATAAGAPAAKPAGR; from the coding sequence ATGACGACGAATGACGTGATCGAGCTGAGCGGGCGGGTGCTCACGCCGAACTATCCGCGGGCGCCGGTCGCGTTCCGCGAGGGTCGCGGCATGCGCCTGTGGGATCTGGAGGGCAAGGCGTACCTGGACTTTCTGGCCGGGATCGCCGTGGACGTGCTCGGTCACTGCCACCCGAAACACGTCGCGGCGATCCAGCAGCAGGCGGCGTCGCTGATCCACGTCTCGAACCTGTTCCAGATTCCGCAGCAGGCCGAGCTGGGGCGCCTGCTCGTCGAGGTGACCGGTATTCCGGACGGGCGCGCGTTCCTCTGCAACAGCGGGGCGGAGGCGTGCGAAACGGCGATCAAGCTCGCGCGCAAGGGCGCGCGCACGCTGCGCGGCGAGGATGTCTACGAGATCATCGTCGCCAGCCACGGGTTCCACGGACGCACGATGGGCGCCCTGTCCGCGACGATGACCCCCGCCTATCACAAGGGGTTCGAGCCGCTGGTGCCCGGGTTCGTCGAGGTGCCGTTCAACGACATCGCCGCCACCGAGCGGGCGGTGACCGCGCGGACCGCGGCGATCATGATCGAGCCGGTGCAGGGGGAAGGCGGTATCCACGTGGGGAGCGACGAGTACCTGCGCGGGCTGCGCCGCCTGTGCGACGACCGCAGGCTGGTGCTCGTGTTCGACGAGATTCAATGCGGCTTCGGGCGCACCGGGAAGTGGTTCACGTATCAGCACGCCGGCGTCACCCCGGACATCGTCACGCTTGCCAAGGCTCTCGGGGGCGGGTTCCCGATCGGGGCGATCGTCGCCCGCAAGACGCTCGCAGACGTCCTGCAGCCCGGGACGCACGGGACCACGTTCGGAGGCGCGCCGCTGGCGTGCGCCGCGGCCACCGCGGTCATCCGGACGATCAACGAGGAACACCTGGTGGCGAACGCGGCGACGATGGGCGACTATCTCATGAGCCGGCTGCGCGACCTGGCCAAGGCGACGCCCGTGCTCAAGGAGGTCCGCGGCCGTGGGCTCATGGTCGCGGCGGAACTCGGGGTGCCGTCGGGGCCCGTGGTCGCGGCGTGCCTGGCGCGCGGCCTGCTCGTGAACGCGGTGCGCCCGACGGCGGTCCGGTTCGTGCCGCCATTGATCGTGACCCGGCAGGACATCGACGAAGCCGTCGGCATCTTCGGCGGCGTGCTCGCGGAGCAGACGGCGACGGCCGCGGGCGCCCCGGCTGCGAAGCCGGCGGGACGGTGA
- a CDS encoding argininosuccinate synthase, translating to MVGKPKSVALAYSGGLDTSVVIPWLKERYSGCRVVAVVADVGQGDDFDEVRDKARKSGADAVHVVDVRRLFVTDYIYPALRADAIYEGRYLLGTSLARPLIARVQVEVALAEGCDALAHGCTGKGNDQVRFELAYQALAPHLGVIAPWREWTLGSREEEIDYAKAHGVPVPVTREKPYSMDQNLWHLSFESGILEDPWAEPPADMFRLTVDPSAAPDTPEYVELGFERGLPVSVDGKVLDPVTLIETLNRRAGAHGVGRVDIVENRLVGMKSRGVYETPGGTVLMEAHHHLQTITLDRDTQHYKGLIAPRYAELVYNGVWYSPLRRAFDAFAAVTQETVTGTVRVKLFKGACAVVGRKAAASLYSNALATFGRGEGYDQKDAVGFIRLFGLPTKVFAAVNPDLTRDSAPLPIEAPAGRHGPAAPRR from the coding sequence ATGGTGGGGAAGCCCAAGAGCGTGGCCCTCGCGTACAGCGGGGGGCTCGACACGTCGGTCGTCATCCCGTGGCTGAAGGAGCGCTACAGCGGCTGTCGGGTGGTGGCCGTCGTCGCGGATGTCGGCCAGGGGGACGACTTCGACGAGGTGCGTGACAAGGCACGGAAGAGCGGCGCCGACGCGGTGCACGTAGTGGATGTGCGTCGGCTGTTCGTGACCGACTACATCTACCCGGCGCTGCGCGCGGATGCGATCTACGAGGGTCGCTACCTCCTCGGCACCTCGCTCGCGCGGCCGTTGATCGCGCGGGTGCAGGTTGAGGTGGCGCTCGCCGAGGGATGTGACGCGCTCGCGCACGGCTGTACGGGGAAGGGCAACGACCAGGTGCGCTTCGAGCTCGCGTACCAGGCGCTCGCCCCGCACCTCGGCGTGATCGCTCCGTGGCGCGAGTGGACGCTCGGATCGCGCGAGGAGGAAATCGACTACGCAAAAGCCCACGGCGTGCCGGTGCCGGTGACGCGCGAAAAGCCGTACAGTATGGATCAGAACCTCTGGCACCTGAGCTTCGAGAGCGGCATCCTGGAGGATCCATGGGCGGAGCCGCCGGCCGACATGTTTCGGCTGACCGTGGACCCGAGCGCGGCGCCGGACACGCCCGAATACGTCGAGCTCGGCTTCGAGCGGGGCCTCCCGGTGTCCGTTGACGGGAAGGTGCTCGATCCGGTGACGCTCATCGAGACGCTGAACCGCCGCGCCGGCGCGCACGGCGTCGGGCGGGTCGACATCGTCGAGAACCGCCTCGTCGGGATGAAGAGCCGCGGCGTCTACGAGACGCCGGGGGGCACCGTGCTGATGGAGGCGCACCACCATCTCCAGACGATCACGCTCGATCGGGACACGCAGCATTACAAGGGGTTGATCGCGCCGCGCTACGCGGAGCTCGTGTACAACGGCGTGTGGTATTCGCCGCTGCGTCGGGCGTTCGACGCGTTTGCGGCGGTAACGCAGGAAACGGTGACCGGGACGGTGCGGGTGAAGTTGTTCAAGGGCGCGTGTGCCGTCGTGGGGCGGAAGGCGGCGGCGTCCCTGTACAGCAACGCCCTGGCGACGTTCGGCCGCGGCGAAGGGTACGACCAGAAGGACGCCGTCGGCTTCATCCGGTTGTTCGGTCTGCCGACCAAGGTGTTCGCCGCCGTGAACCCGGACCTCACGCGCGACAGCGC